The proteins below come from a single Brevundimonas sp. LM2 genomic window:
- the aguB gene encoding N-carbamoylputrescine amidase, producing the protein MARPEPRTVSVAALQTSYGEDMPANIARTADLVREAAGKGAQVILPSELFQGPYFCVSQEEKWFGTAYPWREHPAVIAMAEVAKDLGVAIPVSIFEREGPHYFNSIVMLDADGSAMGVYRKSHIPDGPGYQEKYYFRLGDTGFKVWNTRFGRIGVGICWDQWYPETARAMMLMGAEILMYPTAIGSEPHDKELDTAEPWRRAMQGHAVSNVVPVVGSNRTGHEQVTDAGQVFYGSSFIADHRGDLVESFGRDEEGALVHTFDLDYVDRHRAAWGFFRDRRTDLYGALAAPRPV; encoded by the coding sequence ATGGCCCGCCCAGAGCCGAGAACTGTCTCCGTCGCCGCCCTCCAGACGTCCTACGGCGAGGACATGCCGGCGAACATCGCGCGCACGGCCGACCTGGTGCGCGAGGCCGCAGGGAAGGGGGCCCAGGTCATCCTGCCGTCCGAGCTGTTCCAGGGCCCCTATTTCTGCGTCTCGCAGGAGGAGAAATGGTTCGGCACCGCCTATCCGTGGCGCGAGCACCCCGCCGTCATCGCCATGGCGGAGGTGGCCAAGGACCTCGGCGTCGCCATCCCCGTCTCGATCTTCGAGCGCGAGGGGCCGCACTATTTCAACTCCATCGTCATGCTGGACGCGGACGGCTCGGCGATGGGAGTCTATCGCAAGAGCCACATTCCCGACGGCCCCGGCTATCAGGAGAAATACTATTTCCGGCTCGGGGACACGGGCTTCAAGGTCTGGAACACCCGCTTCGGCCGGATCGGCGTCGGCATCTGCTGGGACCAGTGGTACCCCGAGACCGCCCGCGCCATGATGCTGATGGGGGCCGAGATCCTGATGTATCCGACCGCCATCGGCTCGGAACCCCACGACAAGGAGCTGGACACCGCCGAGCCGTGGCGGCGCGCGATGCAGGGTCATGCCGTGTCCAACGTCGTGCCCGTCGTCGGCTCCAACCGCACCGGCCATGAACAGGTGACCGACGCGGGTCAGGTCTTCTACGGTTCGTCCTTCATCGCCGATCATCGGGGCGACCTGGTCGAGAGCTTCGGCCGGGACGAGGAGGGGGCCTTGGTCCACACCTTCGACCTCGACTACGTCGACCGCCACCGCGCCGCCTGGGGCTTCTTCCGCGACCGCCGCACCGACCTGTACGGGGCTCTGGCCGCGCCTCGGCCGGTCTAG
- a CDS encoding right-handed parallel beta-helix repeat-containing protein, which produces MEAPPAPAIDARLCSSAEIAALTAIDPAPIVLSCRAVLAPQQAVTRRIVFEGAEASGAGLDCNGALVGRPGLASSVQAPTVLIQSRHTPTGWSRPSDVTLRGCVVHGNIRVRGMGAGGDLEPLRASSRTPAHTSNAQAAAPTRVRLTNLTLIATGSIPLYVGPGVTDLVFEDSRVTGRSVSTAVYLDAESAGAVIRRVAFDIRTGREQIAVDGSARNRIEQNRFALGGRGGVFLYRNCGEDAVIRHQTPSDNVIAGNTFTGARWVWPNTVVVGSREGRRRYCGADRGWPFGSSVDDLDRADRNVVGANVVRRGWRLF; this is translated from the coding sequence GTGGAGGCGCCCCCTGCCCCCGCCATTGACGCTCGCCTCTGTTCTTCGGCCGAAATCGCGGCCCTGACGGCCATCGACCCCGCCCCGATCGTCCTGAGCTGTCGCGCCGTCCTCGCGCCGCAGCAGGCGGTCACCCGACGGATCGTCTTCGAGGGAGCCGAGGCGTCCGGGGCGGGGCTCGATTGCAACGGCGCGCTAGTTGGTCGGCCAGGCCTGGCCTCCAGTGTCCAGGCTCCCACCGTCCTGATCCAGTCGCGCCACACTCCGACGGGCTGGAGTCGGCCCAGCGACGTGACCCTTCGCGGGTGCGTGGTCCACGGCAATATCCGGGTGCGCGGCATGGGGGCGGGCGGGGATCTCGAGCCCCTGCGCGCCTCGTCCCGCACCCCCGCCCATACGTCGAACGCCCAGGCCGCCGCCCCGACGCGCGTGCGGCTGACGAACCTTACCCTGATCGCGACTGGCTCGATCCCGCTCTATGTCGGGCCCGGGGTCACGGATCTAGTGTTCGAAGACAGCCGGGTCACCGGCCGGTCGGTCTCCACAGCCGTCTATCTGGACGCCGAAAGCGCCGGGGCCGTGATCCGCCGGGTGGCGTTCGACATCCGCACAGGGCGCGAGCAGATCGCGGTCGACGGGTCGGCGCGCAACCGGATCGAGCAGAACCGCTTCGCCCTGGGTGGGCGGGGCGGGGTCTTTCTGTACCGGAACTGCGGCGAGGACGCCGTGATCCGGCACCAGACGCCGTCGGACAATGTCATCGCCGGCAACACCTTCACCGGCGCGCGCTGGGTGTGGCCCAATACGGTCGTGGTCGGGTCGCGCGAGGGCCGCCGGCGCTATTGCGGAGCCGACCGGGGCTGGCCCTTCGGATCCAGCGTGGACGACCTCGACCGGGCCGACCGCAATGTCGTCGGCGCCAACGTCGTCCGCCGCGGCTGGCGGCTCTTCTAG
- a CDS encoding agmatine deiminase family protein — translation MTLSPIPAEWSPHRAMWVGWPSHAELWEDNLEPAQAEVEALVRALAGPGREQVKLLVGKAEALDDARARFDGVRGGEVIDGRFGDIWLRDTGPIFGAGSETAAAFRFNGWGGKYALQHDDTVADQIGEASGTPLTRHGFVLEGGAVDHDGQGTILTTRQCVLNPNRNPHWTEASAEAALTEALGAKKVLWLGDGLLNDHTDGHVDNLARFVAPGVVACPVAWGRGDPNDDVYDAVARALSEMTDATGAPLKVLRLPSPGFVGDEDDRPIPASHMNFLIANGAVIVPTYGDDRAARLACEGLATVFPDREIIALPSLAILSGGGSFHCITQQEPA, via the coding sequence ATGACCCTGTCCCCGATCCCCGCCGAATGGTCGCCGCACCGGGCGATGTGGGTCGGCTGGCCCAGCCATGCGGAGCTGTGGGAAGACAATCTGGAACCGGCCCAGGCCGAGGTGGAGGCCCTGGTGCGGGCCCTGGCCGGTCCGGGCCGCGAACAGGTCAAGCTGCTGGTCGGCAAGGCCGAGGCGCTGGACGATGCGCGCGCGCGGTTCGACGGCGTCCGGGGGGGCGAGGTGATCGACGGCCGCTTCGGCGACATCTGGCTGCGCGACACCGGGCCGATCTTCGGAGCCGGGTCAGAGACGGCGGCCGCCTTTCGCTTCAACGGCTGGGGCGGCAAATATGCGCTGCAGCATGACGACACGGTCGCGGACCAGATCGGGGAGGCCTCCGGCACGCCCCTGACCCGCCACGGCTTCGTGCTGGAGGGCGGGGCGGTGGATCACGACGGTCAGGGCACGATCCTGACCACGCGCCAGTGCGTGCTGAATCCCAACCGCAACCCGCATTGGACCGAGGCCTCGGCCGAGGCCGCCCTGACCGAGGCGCTCGGCGCGAAAAAGGTGCTGTGGCTGGGCGACGGCCTGCTGAACGACCACACCGACGGTCACGTCGACAACCTGGCCCGCTTCGTCGCGCCCGGCGTGGTGGCCTGCCCGGTGGCCTGGGGCCGGGGCGATCCGAACGACGACGTCTATGACGCCGTGGCCCGCGCCCTGTCGGAGATGACCGACGCGACCGGCGCGCCCCTGAAGGTCCTGCGCCTGCCGTCGCCCGGGTTCGTCGGCGACGAGGACGACCGGCCCATTCCGGCCAGCCACATGAATTTCCTGATCGCCAACGGGGCGGTCATCGTCCCGACCTACGGCGACGACCGCGCCGCCCGCCTGGCCTGCGAAGGTCTGGCCACGGTCTTCCCGGACCGCGAGATCATCGCCCTGCCATCGCTCGCCATCCTGTCGGGCGGCGGTTCCTTCCACTGCATCACCCAGCAGGAGCCCGCCTGA